A window of Chelonoidis abingdonii isolate Lonesome George unplaced genomic scaffold, CheloAbing_2.0 scaffold1455, whole genome shotgun sequence genomic DNA:
CTGAAGTTCTGTCTAGACCCAGAAGGCCCAGACTTAGGCTGTTCTTCACACACAGACCTTTCCCCCCGTCccatgggcaagtcccttcagAATAAAAGAGACCCACTGGGGATATGGCAGCAGGAGGGGGTCTGATATTTGGTTCTAGAACCACCACAGCAGTCTAGAATTCCATTCTAGAACAGGCTGCTGGGCTCGTTCTAGGCAGTGTCATCCATCTCCATGGAAAAGCCTCTTTCAGAATGGAAGGACCCACCCTGAGTACAGCGTCCTTGGCTCTGGAACCGAGACAGCGTTGTACCCTACCCGCTCCAGAACAGGAGCAAAGGAATGCTCTGTGcggctgtcctccctccccccaggaagGCTGAAAAGCACCACATGATCTAGAGCAGGAGAATACCACCTGGAGTATATATTCTAGATCAGGAGAAAACTGCCCGGAGTAGGGCTTCTGGAGAAGGGTTTTTTCTAGATGCACATAGCCCCCAGCCCCCAGGTACCTGGTAGGTGAGCTCCTTGATGCGCCGCTCCGACTTGCGCAGGCCCTTGATGCTCTCCGTGTTGCGCTTCTGCTCCGACTCCAGCTCATTCTCGAGCTCTCGGACTCGCGCCTCCAgcttctgcagctgcttcttGCCACCCTTGAGGGCCAGCTGCTCGGCCTCATCCAGCCGCAGCTGCAGGTCCTTGATGGTCTGCTCCATGTTCTTCTTCATCCGCTCCAGGTGGGCGCTGGTGTCCTGCTCCTTCTTCAGCTCCTCTGCCATCATTGCCGCCTGCCGGCCAGAAAGAAGAgtcattccctgccccctgagccagccagtacCTCCACCCTGGGGTCAGATCGGAGCCGGTGCCCcgtagaggggaaaggccccgtgtcctGTTCCCTCTCACTCACGTCGGTGATGGCTTTCTTGGCCTTCTCCTCAGCATTCCTGcattcctgcacagcctcctccacCTCTGTCTGCAGCTGGGACAGATCCGCCTCCATCTTCTTCTTCTGGTTGATCAGGCTGGTGTTCTAGAGGAACACAAGGGGGGGTCAAGATGATCAAAAAACAAGGTGTCATCCAGTTACAAGATCTCTGCCCCCTGTTCTAGGTCTTTCTGGAACCAGGATCCAGAGCTGCATGGGAACTGGGGAGGGGCCTTTACAGGGAGATTGAGCTGTGTTCTAGATCATGATGGAGCTCCAAGCGCAGAGACACCAATGTTCTAGGCAGCTATTCTAGAGCGAGTGGATTTTTGTGCTGGAGAAATGATCTGGATGCTGGCGGTATAGATCATCATCCTGGAGAACCACAGACCCACCATCCACGCTCCCGGGCAGACAGAATTCTAGATGTGGCTGCTCTGGAGTGTGACATTCTAGGTCACTCCTGCTGCAGTGACTGAGTGCTCCAGATGGCAGATCTCTGCAGGGTGTCCCAAGGACAGGAGATTGGGGACAAAGGGAGCTCCAGGATGGGAGAGTCAGGAGTCAGGGGGTCTCCATCTCTCTCACCTGGGTATGGAGCAACTGGACTCTCTCGCTGGCTTCTATCAGCTCCTGCTCGGCCAGTTTCCGGGCGCGCTCCGTCTGCTCCACCACAGCTCGCAGCTCCTCCAGCTCGGCCGTCAGCAGGTTGTTCCGCCGCTCCACAATGGCGATGTTCTCCTTCAGGTCCTCATTGGCCCGGATAAAGTcatccagctgcagctgggagtcctGTGGGCACAAACACGTAGGGCTACAGGAGACTCCCCGCCATCAGCATATCCCTTGCCCTGGGGCAAAGtgggagctgcctcccccacaggggaaaggccccattctCTGCCCCCTGGAGGCCCTGTTACCTTGAGCTGGGTCTGAGTGGCCTTGAGGTGGCTCTGGGCCTCAGCCGCCATGCGGTTGGCATGGCTCAGCTGAATCTCCATCTCGTTGAGGTCGCCCTCCATCTTCTTCTTGACTCTCAGCGCCTCGTTGCGGCTGCGGGTCTCGGCGTCCAGCGAGGTCTGCAGCGAATCCACCACCCGCAGGTGGTTGCGCTTGGCCTGCTCCATCTCCTCGTCCTTCTCCGCCAGCTTCCGCTCGAAATCTGCCTTGAACTGGTTAAACTCTAGCTGGGCCCGCAGGATCTTCCCCTCCTCGTGCTCCAGAGAGGCctagggggtgtgggggaggagggaggatgaataagtgagagagaagagggagagagagagagattaagacATAAGGGAAGGAAGTAAGAGAATTAAATGGAGATGAAAGGAAATGtagaaatgaaagaaagaaacagatgtAGAAGTGAAAAAAGGAGTGGAAGAGGGAGGTCGCAggctgcaggctccagccagagctgctGAGACCTGGGAGGATGCCGAGAAGTGACAGAACTGCTGAGAGCCGCACAGACTGAGGAGCCCGGAGATGCCAGGACCATCGCcccagggacagggcaggaagTAGCTCGGGGGAGTAGTCGTTATGCCGAGTGGCGTGAGTGTGTTTTGGGCGGATTCCCAGCTGATCCAGTGGAGAGCGCACTTgccactgccagggccctggctgggaaCCGGTGGAGCAGGGAGGATCCGGGTCCCCCTACCTGGCCGCCACCCAGCTCTAGGTGGCAGCCCATTTCCCTGACTAGCCACTAGGCCACGCAGCCCTGCTGACTCTGCTGCTAGGCCACACAGTGCTTAGAGAGAGCAGCCATGTTGACTTTTACCCCAAGTCCTACTATCCCAAACACGAGTGTGACGAAGTTGGGGATTATTGTCATGTTTTACACGAATAGCgtgtgcgtgcctcagtttccctgtgtgctgcatgtttcacaaggtggtgggagaaggtttgttgttgcagaggacCAGGTGTGACCTTGCCTAGCAGCTGGGACCCCCGGACAATGGCCTGGAGATGGGGAACCCTAAAAACTGGTGACCTGGAGACTGAGAGGCCCACCCCAGCTTGGCTgccagctggttctggccagtgggaggacaaaagGCTGagaagagaggaccccggtgacctgaccaacCAGTCCCAGCCAGAGGGGAACAAAGGACGGAGGAGAGATGGACCCAGCGACCTGTTTACCTGGGACAGCAGACAAGGACAGCGGAGGAGCAGTTGGGGCTGGTGATATATGATGCCTCGGCTGGAAGgagggggactctgggctggggagagacagcaggggagactgggctgtgctgtgctgagggttCCTAGGCCTGAGGGCccggagagtttcctgtgctgggttcggACGTTTGCTGAACCCTCCTGCcctacgctggctgagagtcgctctgGTCTAGAGAACGGCGTTGCATTGCTCCCTCTGGGCGTGGAGGCCCTGGGGGGCCAGtgcgagtggactccctgaggggtccacAGAGAGCGACAGGCGtcctgaaggctcagagaggtgcggttccaggaggcagagtgggcccccgagaagggctgtggccctgaagggggttccccccagAGACCCTATGGAGCCAAGAGAGCACGAATCCTGTGTGTCCGTGACAAAGGGGTGATCATATGGACTCAGCCATGGGGAGATAAtgaccctcaccccaccccaagaGGGGACGGGGTCTCCTTGCCCCACGACAGAAGgaataaaggaaaaaaggggacagagaaagaaagaagatgaATGATGAACTGGAAGATCAGACAGACACCAACCGAGCCGGCGCTGGGGGGGTTCCTGGCTGACCCCCACGCGGCTCTGGAAGGGGTGCTCAACCGTACCCCTCACCTCAGCCTCCTCCAGCGCTGCCTGCAGCTCCATCTTCTCGGCCTCCAGCTGCTTCCGCACCTTCTCCAGCTCATGCAAGTTCTTGCCTCCCTCACCCAGCTGCTCCGTCAGGTCCGAGATCTCctctgtggggggagagagaccaCGCTAAGAAGGAGGCGGGTCATGGCTAGGAAGGGAGATCGTCCTACCCCAGCATGGGGCCAGAAgttgctgtgctgctgggagcaggggcagggggggccGGGGAGATTCTCACCCTGTAGGTTCTTGTTCTCCCTCTTGAAGGTCTCCAGATGCTCCAGCGACTCCTCGTAGGCGTTTTTCATCTTGAAGAGCTCGGTGCTGAGCGACCGTGCCTCCTTCTGCGACGACTCCAGCTCCATCTGCGACTCCTCGAACTTCTGCTTCCACTCGGACAGGATCTGGGGCGATGTGGAGCATGGTGAGAGAGTCACCCCAAAAGAGGAGCCCTCTCCCCGCCCCGAGATCTCTCTCCCCGCCTCCCTATCTTTGTTCACTGCCCCCTTCTTTCTGTCTGTGGCTGTATTTAGGCTCAGAAGGATTGGCTTTTTATCGGTCAGCGTTGGGAGCTTTGATTTCGCCACAGACACACCCactcatgaaaaaatatttccatctataaTCATTGAAATTTGCAgaaaggcaaagtaagaaaaaccTGGCTTGGGAAATTATTTCAGGCTACTGACTTTGTCTGATTTGCCACGTGCCGTTGTCAGTGTGTGTTAACGGTCAGAAAGCTCTACATTTTGGTATCGCAAGACGTTTGTTGCCGTTAGATAATGACAGTCACCCACCTTCTCCACTCGGCCCCAACTGTCTGTCTAACCTTGCCAGAATTACCagcaacatttaaataaattaaaaataaagaaacattaaaaccccataattttgtggccactgtgaaaatttaaattgactgAAGAAAGCTTAACAATAAACAGCAATATTATCTGCTGaaattatatgaaaataaaaacagaaatctGCCAAACCTAGTTTGTTGGTTCGTTCTATTTGTGCTgtttccttcattctttcataaactttttttccctttctgtcaTTGCTGTATTTATTTCTTCCTTGACCCTATTTCATTCATTTATTGGCTCAATTTTATTCTCtttctttgctttattttcattatttccttcCTTCATTCCTCTGTTGTTTCTTTGCCCTATTTCTTTCCTTCATTGTGCCCTCAGCTGGCTTTTTCTCCTTGGCTCAATTTcattcttttcttcctttgttcCTTGACTCATTGCATTCGTTCTTTCTTTGCTTTATAgtattccttctttccttttttctatttaaattattccttccttccttccttcctcttgtatcctctctctctctctctcccccagcctcacctTGTCAAAGTTTCTCTGCTTCTTGTCCAGGGCGGCTGTGGCAGCATTCGACCGCTCCACGTCCACCATCAGGTCCTCGATCTCATTCTGCAGCCGGTGCTTGGTCTTCTCCAGTGACGAGCACTTAGCGTTCACGGCCTCCAcagcctcctctgcctcctgcagccGCTGCGCCAGCTTCTTCCTGCCACCGGGGGGTGACAGACACTGTTGGTCACTAGGGAGGGGCCtagcccctttccctcccctctgggcTTGGAGTTACGGGGGTTCCCAGCAGAAAATCCCTGCGACACTGGCCTGATGCATTGGATCCTCAAACTCTAGACCATTCTAGACAAAAATCAACTCTGGTCTCCTGTCTAAGGCTCTGGACAATCCCAGCATGGAGTACCCCACTCTTGTGGTGTTGGCCCCCATCTCTCATCTGTTCACAGCTTTCTAGACCCACTTTGGATCAGGGCAGCTAGAATTTGCTCTGAGGTTCAAGATCAGAGGCCAAGCCATCCAGCGTAGGCCCCAGTTGAGGCTTGGCCTGTACCTCCCTCCTTGAGGCTCTAAAGGTCGATCTAGACTGTTCTAGACCTTGCCCAGGGTGGAACTCCGAGCCTCCTCTGTGAGATTCTGGGGCAAATGAGAGCCTGCTGGGTGCAGATGATGGTTTGGCCTGGATCCCAGCACTGGTTCTCTAGATGGCCATGTAAAATGCTCTAGCCCAAAGCTCCAAGGGCCTATCATTATGTGCAGATCAGGGAGCCTACAAGGGTCAGGCCTGGACCTTGTATCTGACGTTCTAGACTGTTCTAAGACTGCTTTCCAGAAGAGCCACACAGATTCAACCTGAACAAATCTCCCAGTTTAAAACTTCCTGAACACAGGTGCAAGAAGCAGTGAGGTTTCCCTGATATTCCCTGCCATTCCAGAGGATCTACAATGAACGCTAAGTTCCATAGGGTAGTCTGGCTAATTTTCGAGAAGGGCTCCCACCTACCTTAGTGCTGGAACCGTGGGTGGAGgacacgtggtggtggggggtctctCCTCCAACCAACAAGCCTTTTGCTCGTCTTATACGCCACGAGTGAAAATATAACCCGAGCCAAAAGCTTCCCTGTTAGAGGAAGCAGCTGAGAACCCCGTTGTCCAGGGCCGAGCAGGGGGCACTCACCAGGAAAAAGGGGCGGGAGAGATGGAGAGCAAGAAATGAGGACAGAAtcagggagggggggaagaaaggaTGTAAGAGTGACGGAGGAAGGGATATAAAGAACGATGAAAAAGAAGGAATGAAAAAACCCAAAGAATGA
This region includes:
- the LOC142046071 gene encoding myosin-7-like → MVDVERSNAATAALDKKQRNFDKILSEWKQKFEESQMELESSQKEARSLSTELFKMKNAYEESLEHLETFKRENKNLQEEISDLTEQLGEGGKNLHELEKVRKQLEAEKMELQAALEEAEASLEHEEGKILRAQLEFNQFKADFERKLAEKDEEMEQAKRNHLRVVDSLQTSLDAETRSRNEALRVKKKMEGDLNEMEIQLSHANRMAAEAQSHLKATQTQLKDSQLQLDDFIRANEDLKENIAIVERRNNLLTAELEELRAVVEQTERARKLAEQELIEASERVQLLHTQNTSLINQKKKMEADLSQLQTEVEEAVQECRNAEEKAKKAITDAAMMAEELKKEQDTSAHLERMKKNMEQTIKDLQLRLDEAEQLALKGGKKQLQKLEARVRELENELESEQKRNTESIKGLRKSERRIKELTYQTEEDKKNLMRLQDLVDKLQMKVKAYKRQAEEAEEQANTNLAKFRKVQHELDEAEERADIAESQVNKLRAKSRDAGGKKLHDEE